From one Streptomyces sp. CA-210063 genomic stretch:
- a CDS encoding LutB/LldF family L-lactate oxidation iron-sulfur protein, whose translation MSGADNVVWLGTPAFPKAARTALADTRMRANLRRATGTIRDKRLAVAAELEDWEDLREKAATIKRHTLRHLDHHLLRLETTVTAAGGTVHWAADAAEANRIVTYLVKATGESEVVKVKSMATQEIGLNEALAEAGIRAYETDLAELIVQLGGDRPSHILVPAIHRGRSEIREIFRREMGEWGRAAPEGLTDDPRDLAEAARLHLREKFLRAKVAVSGANFAAADTGTIAVVESEGNGRMCLTLPETLITVMGIEKVLPSFADLDVFLQLLPRSSTGERMNPYTSLWTGVTEVDGPQDFHLVLLDNGRTATLADEVGRQALNCIRCSACLNVCPVYERTGGHAYGSVSPGPIGAILTPQLVGIENAASLPFASTLCGACYDACPVKINIPEVLVHLRAEAVEAKRRDRLLPTTEALAMKAAGAVLSSPRRLAAAQRLAALGARVVARDGRIGFLPGPFARWSATRDTPAPAQESLRAWWRRTKTTTRDEGRRTAEGKGPR comes from the coding sequence GTGAGCGGTGCCGACAACGTCGTATGGCTGGGCACACCGGCCTTTCCCAAGGCGGCGCGCACGGCGCTCGCCGATACCCGGATGCGGGCGAACCTGCGCAGGGCGACTGGCACCATCCGCGACAAGCGGCTGGCCGTCGCCGCCGAACTGGAGGACTGGGAGGATCTGCGGGAGAAGGCCGCCACGATCAAACGCCACACCCTGCGCCACCTCGACCACCATCTCCTGCGGCTGGAAACAACGGTGACCGCCGCCGGCGGCACCGTGCACTGGGCGGCGGACGCCGCCGAGGCCAACCGCATCGTCACGTATCTGGTGAAGGCCACCGGCGAGAGCGAGGTCGTCAAGGTCAAGTCGATGGCGACCCAGGAGATCGGCCTCAACGAGGCGCTCGCCGAAGCCGGCATCCGCGCCTACGAGACCGATCTCGCCGAACTCATCGTGCAGTTGGGCGGCGACCGCCCCTCACACATCCTCGTACCGGCCATCCACCGGGGCCGCTCCGAGATCCGGGAGATCTTCCGCAGAGAGATGGGCGAGTGGGGCAGAGCGGCCCCCGAGGGACTCACCGACGACCCGCGCGACCTGGCCGAAGCGGCCCGGCTCCATCTGCGGGAGAAGTTCCTCCGTGCCAAGGTCGCCGTCTCCGGCGCCAACTTCGCGGCCGCCGACACCGGCACGATCGCGGTCGTGGAGTCGGAGGGTAACGGACGCATGTGCCTGACCCTGCCAGAGACGCTGATCACGGTCATGGGCATCGAGAAGGTCCTGCCGTCCTTCGCCGACCTGGACGTCTTCCTCCAGCTTCTGCCCCGCTCCTCCACCGGCGAGCGCATGAACCCGTACACCTCTCTGTGGACCGGTGTCACCGAGGTCGACGGTCCCCAGGACTTCCACCTCGTGCTCCTCGACAACGGCCGTACCGCGACCCTGGCCGACGAGGTGGGCCGCCAGGCGCTGAACTGCATCCGCTGCTCGGCCTGCCTGAACGTCTGCCCGGTGTACGAGCGCACCGGCGGCCACGCCTACGGCTCCGTCTCCCCCGGGCCGATCGGCGCCATCCTCACCCCACAGCTCGTCGGCATCGAGAACGCCGCCTCGCTGCCCTTCGCCTCGACCCTGTGCGGCGCCTGCTACGACGCCTGCCCCGTGAAGATCAACATCCCCGAAGTGCTGGTCCATCTCCGCGCCGAGGCCGTGGAAGCCAAGCGCCGCGACCGGCTGCTGCCCACCACCGAGGCGCTGGCTATGAAGGCCGCCGGCGCGGTCCTGTCGTCCCCGCGGAGGCTGGCGGCGGCCCAGCGGCTCGCCGCCCTCGGGGCCCGCGTGGTGGCCCGCGACGGCCGGATCGGCTTCCTGCCGGGTCCGTTCGCCCGCTGGTCCGCCACCCGGGACACGCCCGCGCCGGCCCAGGAATCACTGCGCGCCTGGTGGCGCCGGACGAAGACGACGACCCGAGACGAAGGCCGTAGGACAGCGGAAGGGAAGGGACCACGATGA
- a CDS encoding aldo/keto reductase, translating to MRTTTLGGSTVEVTQLALGCAAMGNLYHPVTDEVALATVEAAWDAGIRTFDTAPHYGLGLAEKRLGAALRGRPRDTYTVSTKVGRLLAPNPESGFGDDLAHGFAVPATHRRVWDFTADGVLRSLEASLERLGLDRVDIALLHDPDNHAEQALREAYPALERLRAEGVIGAIGVGMNQSALPARFLRETDIDVVLLAGRYTLLDHDGLAEVLPEAAARGQSVVIGGVFNSGLLTNPRPGATYDYAPAPQPVLDRALRLLAVTERHGVPLRAAALRFPFGHPAVASVLTGARTPEEVRDTVEQLRRTIPDAVWEDLRAEELLANGTPVPVATPSKEPS from the coding sequence GTGAGGACCACGACGCTCGGCGGCAGCACGGTGGAGGTCACGCAACTGGCGCTGGGCTGCGCGGCCATGGGCAACCTCTACCACCCGGTAACCGACGAGGTCGCCCTCGCCACCGTGGAGGCGGCCTGGGACGCCGGAATCCGCACCTTCGACACCGCACCCCACTACGGACTCGGCCTGGCGGAGAAGCGGCTGGGCGCCGCGCTGCGCGGCCGCCCCCGGGACACCTACACCGTCTCCACCAAGGTGGGCAGACTGCTCGCACCGAACCCGGAGAGCGGATTCGGCGACGACCTCGCCCACGGCTTCGCCGTGCCGGCCACCCACCGTCGCGTCTGGGACTTCACCGCCGACGGGGTGCTGCGCTCCCTGGAGGCGAGCCTGGAGCGCCTCGGTCTCGACCGGGTCGACATCGCTCTGCTGCACGACCCCGACAACCACGCCGAGCAAGCTCTGCGCGAGGCGTACCCCGCCCTGGAACGGCTCCGCGCCGAAGGCGTGATCGGGGCGATCGGCGTAGGGATGAACCAGTCCGCGCTGCCCGCCCGCTTCCTGCGAGAGACCGACATCGACGTGGTGCTGCTGGCCGGCCGCTACACCCTGCTGGACCACGACGGCCTCGCCGAGGTACTGCCGGAAGCCGCCGCTCGAGGCCAGAGCGTGGTCATCGGCGGCGTCTTCAACTCCGGGCTGCTCACCAACCCGCGCCCCGGCGCCACGTACGACTACGCCCCGGCGCCCCAGCCGGTGCTCGACCGCGCGCTGCGCCTGTTGGCGGTGACAGAGCGCCACGGTGTTCCCCTGCGCGCGGCCGCCCTGCGCTTCCCCTTCGGCCACCCGGCGGTCGCGAGCGTCCTGACCGGCGCCCGTACTCCCGAAGAGGTACGCGACACCGTGGAGCAGTTGCGGCGCACGATCCCGGACGCGGTATGGGAGGACCTGCGCGCCGAAGAGCTGCTGGCCAACGGCACCCCCGTCCCCGTAGCCACGCCCTCGAAGGAACCGTCATGA
- a CDS encoding alpha-L-fucosidase has product MSSASLSRRSLMKAAALAGGVAAFGLPQALWPSAAEAYTVPSKMDWWYQARFGMFIHFGSYSYLGHGEWAFYSENWAKADYQNQVSAHFNPTSFNAATIAELAKNAGMKYLVITAKHHEGYAMWDSDVASFTDTTGTKQYNLRDYGGYQPDLLAQLKTECESRGVKFGLYYSIMDWNHSSQTANHSTVFSTMASQAARTAYITDMKAQLQELLDRYDPAVLWFDGDWCGNPATPTLNDWWIKSDGQDLYNWLISRKPGLVVNERVKRDLGLGDFACPEEKVPPAPMDRPWETCVTMNGAWGYNQSKESSYRSVRDLLREYVTVVSRDGNYLLNVGPKGDGTLTSGTVNVLKGFAAWMDTYSDSVYGTKGSPFAAEPSWGKVTMKDGKLFAHVFNWPTDGVLRIPEVHNTINRVYLLNAPSTSLSYTVSGGTINVTVPATAPNADVSVVCVEVSGMPAVLPEGVYRMVSANSGKALDNGNVTTQGSSVIQYTQNGGTPQQWRLTYTGHGHYKLVCVRSGKALDNGNVATEGSAVIQYTSNTGTPQQWAISSLGGGRYKLVNRRSGKALDNGNVTTEGSAVIQYTSNSGTPQQWSMTKIG; this is encoded by the coding sequence GTGTCCTCTGCCTCCCTCAGCAGACGCTCTCTGATGAAGGCCGCCGCCCTTGCCGGAGGAGTGGCGGCCTTCGGGCTGCCGCAGGCCCTGTGGCCCTCCGCCGCCGAGGCGTACACCGTCCCCTCGAAGATGGACTGGTGGTACCAGGCCCGGTTCGGGATGTTCATCCACTTCGGGTCCTACTCCTACCTGGGCCACGGCGAGTGGGCGTTCTACAGCGAGAACTGGGCCAAGGCCGACTACCAGAACCAGGTCAGCGCGCACTTCAACCCGACCTCTTTCAACGCCGCGACCATCGCAGAGCTGGCCAAGAACGCCGGCATGAAGTACCTGGTGATCACCGCCAAGCACCACGAGGGCTACGCGATGTGGGACTCCGACGTGGCGAGCTTCACCGACACCACGGGCACCAAGCAGTACAACCTGCGCGACTACGGCGGCTACCAGCCCGACCTGCTCGCGCAGTTGAAGACGGAATGCGAGAGCCGGGGCGTCAAGTTCGGGCTGTACTACTCGATCATGGACTGGAACCACTCCTCCCAGACCGCCAACCACAGCACCGTCTTCTCCACGATGGCCTCGCAGGCCGCTCGCACCGCCTACATCACCGACATGAAGGCCCAGTTGCAGGAGCTGCTGGACCGCTACGACCCGGCCGTGCTGTGGTTCGACGGCGACTGGTGCGGCAACCCGGCCACCCCCACGCTCAACGACTGGTGGATCAAGTCGGACGGCCAGGACCTGTACAACTGGCTGATCAGCCGCAAGCCCGGACTCGTCGTGAACGAGCGGGTCAAGCGCGACCTCGGTCTCGGCGACTTCGCCTGCCCGGAGGAGAAGGTCCCCCCGGCACCTATGGACCGGCCCTGGGAAACCTGCGTCACGATGAACGGCGCCTGGGGTTACAACCAGTCGAAGGAAAGCTCCTACCGGTCCGTCCGGGATCTCCTGAGGGAGTACGTCACGGTCGTCTCCCGCGACGGCAACTACCTGCTCAACGTCGGCCCCAAGGGCGACGGCACGCTCACCTCGGGCACCGTGAACGTCCTCAAGGGCTTCGCCGCCTGGATGGACACCTACAGCGACAGCGTCTACGGCACCAAGGGCAGCCCCTTCGCCGCCGAGCCGTCCTGGGGCAAGGTCACCATGAAGGACGGCAAGCTGTTCGCCCACGTCTTCAACTGGCCCACGGACGGCGTCCTGCGGATCCCCGAGGTCCACAACACCATCAACCGCGTCTACCTGCTGAACGCCCCGTCCACCTCGCTCTCCTACACCGTCAGCGGCGGCACCATCAACGTCACCGTGCCGGCCACCGCGCCCAACGCCGACGTCTCGGTGGTCTGCGTCGAGGTCAGCGGCATGCCCGCGGTCCTGCCGGAGGGTGTCTACCGGATGGTGTCCGCCAACAGCGGCAAGGCATTGGACAACGGCAACGTCACCACGCAGGGCAGCTCGGTCATCCAGTACACCCAGAACGGCGGCACTCCCCAGCAGTGGAGGCTCACCTACACGGGGCACGGCCACTACAAGCTGGTGTGTGTCCGCAGCGGCAAGGCCCTGGACAACGGCAACGTCGCCACCGAGGGCAGCGCGGTCATCCAGTACACCTCCAACACCGGAACTCCGCAGCAGTGGGCCATCTCCTCGCTGGGTGGCGGACGGTACAAGCTCGTCAACCGCCGCAGCGGCAAGGCTCTGGACAACGGCAATGTCACCACCGAGGGCAGCGCGGTGATCCAGTACACCTCCAACAGCGGCACTCCTCAGCAGTGGAGCATGACCAAGATCGGCTGA
- a CDS encoding TetR/AcrR family transcriptional regulator yields the protein MPKIVDHDARREEIIEAVWRLVARRGFAALNMRDLAAEAGFTNGALTRYFPTKAAILRAALERANAATEQRAARTIAGANGVNAFRKFCIEIMPLDDERLNEARVVIGFWNYAVADEELIDVYDQAISRWRDQMLSYLRTAAEAGEINPSCDLDAFLDLVMATLMGLQINAIFAARLTTPTRQLRILDGLIAGLQTGTP from the coding sequence ATGCCCAAGATCGTGGACCACGACGCGCGGCGTGAAGAGATCATCGAAGCTGTATGGCGCCTTGTCGCGCGGCGAGGATTCGCGGCGCTAAACATGCGGGATCTCGCCGCCGAAGCGGGATTCACCAACGGTGCTCTCACACGATACTTTCCCACCAAAGCAGCGATTCTGCGGGCCGCGCTGGAGCGCGCCAACGCAGCCACCGAGCAGCGGGCCGCCCGCACCATCGCCGGCGCCAACGGCGTGAACGCCTTCCGCAAGTTCTGCATCGAGATCATGCCCCTGGACGACGAGCGTCTCAATGAGGCCCGCGTCGTCATCGGCTTCTGGAACTACGCGGTAGCCGATGAGGAACTGATCGACGTCTACGACCAGGCAATATCGCGCTGGCGCGATCAGATGCTCTCGTATCTGCGCACTGCGGCTGAAGCGGGAGAGATCAACCCGTCCTGCGATCTCGATGCGTTCTTGGACCTTGTGATGGCCACACTAATGGGACTCCAAATCAACGCGATCTTCGCCGCTCGCCTGACCACACCCACCCGCCAGTTGCGGATACTCGACGGACTCATCGCGGGATTGCAGACCGGCACCCCATGA
- a CDS encoding L-rhamnose mutarotase gives MRIALHTRVRADGVEEYEAAHLEVPPELTAALRAAGVSEWTMWRWGPRASGAESGGGTDLFHVLEVDGYPAMIAELERLPVNIAWQARMGELLDVVHD, from the coding sequence ATGAGGATCGCCCTGCACACCAGGGTTCGTGCCGACGGCGTCGAGGAGTACGAGGCGGCACACCTCGAGGTGCCCCCGGAGCTGACTGCCGCCCTTCGCGCCGCCGGCGTGAGCGAGTGGACCATGTGGCGGTGGGGGCCCCGCGCGAGCGGAGCCGAGAGTGGGGGAGGCACCGACCTGTTTCACGTCCTTGAGGTCGACGGCTACCCAGCGATGATCGCCGAACTCGAGAGGCTACCGGTCAACATCGCCTGGCAAGCGCGGATGGGCGAGCTGTTGGACGTCGTGCACGACTAG
- a CDS encoding L-fuconate dehydratase, giving the protein MTATPARITAVDTYDVRFPTSRELDGSDAMNPDPDYSAAYVVLRTDAGDGLEGHGFTFTIGRGNDVQVAAINALRPHVMGRSVQELCADPGSLSADLIGDSQLRWLGPEKGVMHMAIGAVVNAVWDLAAKREGKPLWQLLAHAEPEWLVSQVDFRYIADALTPEEALTLLREGRTGLAEREATLRKRGYPGYTTSPGWLGYSDDKLTRLAKQAVADGFTQIKLKVGADLADDIRRLSTARAAVGDGIRIAIDANQRWNVDEAIDWTNALAEFDPYWIEEPTSPDDVLGHASVRRAVAPVKVATGEHVQNRVVFKQFLQAGAIDILQIDAARVGGVNENLAILLLAAKFGVPVCPHAGGVGLCELVQHLSMFDYLALSGTTENRVIEYVDHLHQHFTTPVVIHDGHYIAPLAPGFSASMRAEAIAEYRYPDGTFWVADRAGLSRFSGQGDVA; this is encoded by the coding sequence TTGACTGCAACCCCCGCCCGGATCACCGCGGTCGACACCTACGACGTCCGCTTCCCGACCTCACGGGAACTGGACGGCTCGGACGCGATGAACCCGGACCCCGACTACTCCGCCGCCTACGTGGTGCTGCGCACCGACGCCGGCGACGGGCTCGAAGGCCACGGCTTCACCTTCACCATCGGACGCGGCAACGACGTCCAGGTCGCCGCGATCAACGCATTGCGGCCCCATGTGATGGGCCGCTCCGTTCAGGAACTGTGCGCCGATCCGGGCTCGCTCAGCGCCGACCTCATCGGCGACAGCCAACTGCGCTGGCTCGGCCCCGAGAAGGGCGTGATGCACATGGCGATCGGCGCCGTGGTGAACGCCGTGTGGGACCTGGCCGCCAAGCGGGAGGGCAAGCCGCTGTGGCAGCTTCTCGCCCACGCCGAACCCGAGTGGCTGGTCTCCCAGGTCGACTTCCGCTACATCGCCGACGCCCTCACCCCCGAGGAGGCCCTCACCCTCCTGCGCGAGGGCCGGACCGGCCTCGCCGAGCGCGAGGCGACCCTGCGGAAGCGCGGCTACCCCGGCTACACCACCTCCCCGGGCTGGCTCGGCTACTCCGACGACAAGCTCACCCGGCTGGCCAAGCAGGCCGTCGCCGACGGCTTCACCCAGATCAAGCTCAAGGTCGGCGCCGACCTGGCCGACGACATCCGCCGACTGAGCACGGCCCGGGCCGCTGTCGGCGACGGGATCCGCATCGCCATCGACGCCAACCAGCGGTGGAACGTGGACGAGGCGATCGACTGGACGAACGCACTCGCCGAGTTCGACCCGTACTGGATCGAGGAGCCCACCAGCCCCGACGACGTCCTCGGGCACGCCTCCGTACGCCGGGCGGTGGCGCCGGTGAAGGTCGCCACGGGTGAGCACGTGCAGAACCGTGTCGTCTTCAAACAGTTCCTCCAGGCCGGCGCCATCGACATCCTCCAGATCGACGCCGCTCGGGTCGGCGGGGTCAACGAGAACCTGGCCATCCTGCTGCTCGCCGCGAAGTTCGGGGTGCCGGTGTGCCCCCACGCCGGCGGAGTGGGGCTGTGTGAGCTGGTGCAGCACCTGTCGATGTTCGACTACCTGGCGCTGTCCGGCACCACCGAGAACCGGGTCATCGAGTACGTCGACCACCTCCACCAGCACTTCACCACCCCCGTGGTGATCCACGACGGCCACTACATCGCCCCGCTCGCGCCCGGCTTCTCCGCGTCCATGCGGGCGGAGGCCATCGCCGAGTACCGCTACCCGGACGGAACATTCTGGGTCGCCGACCGCGCCGGACTCTCCAGATTCTCCGGACAGGGGGATGTGGCATGA
- a CDS encoding pyridoxal phosphate-dependent decarboxylase family protein has product MPDLAPDEFRRQGHQLVDWVAQYRASLPSLHVQPKVSPGSVKAQLPRELPEQPSEALGDDLVALLNDVVVPSSLHWQHPGFFGYFPANASLLSLLGDIASGGIGAQGMLWSTSPAGTEIEQVLLDGLADALGLGREFTFAEGGGGSLQDSASSASLAALLAALQRSNPDWRDHGVDGTETVYVTAETHSSLAKAVRVAGLGARALRIVPFTQGTLSMSADALADMLAKDAAAGKRPVMVCPTVGTTGTGAIDPVRDVALAAREYEAWVHVDAAWAGVAALCPEFRWLLDGADLADSFCTDAHKWFYTAFDASFMWVRDARALPTALSITPEYLRNAATESGEVIDYRDWQVPLGRRMRALKIWSVVHGAGLEGLRESIRGHVAMADSLAGRIESEPGFALAAPPSLALVCLYLVDRDGRPNDAATKAAMEAVNAEGHSFLTHTSVNGHFAIRVAIGATTTLPDHIDTLWDSLRKAARQSGA; this is encoded by the coding sequence GTGCCTGATCTCGCGCCAGATGAATTCCGCCGCCAGGGCCACCAGTTGGTCGACTGGGTCGCCCAATACCGAGCCTCGCTCCCCTCCCTGCACGTGCAGCCGAAGGTCTCACCGGGCTCCGTGAAGGCTCAGCTTCCTCGTGAACTGCCTGAGCAACCGTCCGAGGCGCTGGGCGATGATCTCGTCGCCCTGCTCAACGACGTGGTCGTTCCCTCGTCGCTCCACTGGCAGCACCCAGGATTCTTCGGCTACTTCCCAGCGAACGCGTCACTACTGTCGCTCCTCGGTGACATCGCATCGGGCGGGATCGGAGCGCAGGGAATGCTCTGGTCAACATCGCCGGCCGGGACGGAGATCGAGCAGGTCCTGCTCGACGGCCTGGCGGACGCGCTGGGCCTTGGTCGCGAGTTCACTTTCGCCGAGGGCGGAGGCGGTTCCCTTCAGGATTCGGCCTCGTCGGCATCCTTGGCTGCGCTGCTGGCCGCGCTGCAGCGCAGCAACCCGGACTGGCGCGACCACGGCGTGGACGGCACCGAGACCGTGTACGTCACTGCCGAGACCCACTCGTCACTGGCCAAGGCCGTGCGTGTGGCCGGGCTCGGCGCGCGGGCATTGCGGATCGTCCCTTTTACGCAGGGCACGCTGTCCATGTCGGCGGATGCCCTGGCAGACATGCTGGCCAAGGACGCAGCCGCCGGAAAGAGGCCGGTCATGGTCTGTCCGACCGTGGGAACAACCGGCACGGGTGCCATCGACCCCGTCAGAGACGTCGCCCTGGCAGCGCGTGAGTACGAGGCGTGGGTGCACGTCGACGCCGCGTGGGCGGGAGTCGCGGCGTTGTGTCCCGAGTTCCGCTGGCTCCTGGACGGCGCGGACCTCGCCGACTCGTTCTGCACCGACGCACACAAGTGGTTCTACACCGCCTTCGACGCCTCGTTCATGTGGGTGAGGGATGCCCGAGCGCTGCCGACAGCACTGTCCATCACGCCCGAGTACCTCCGTAACGCCGCGACGGAATCGGGCGAAGTCATCGACTACCGCGACTGGCAGGTCCCGCTGGGCCGTCGTATGCGTGCGTTGAAGATCTGGTCGGTGGTGCACGGCGCCGGACTGGAAGGCCTGCGCGAAAGCATCCGCGGCCACGTCGCCATGGCAGACTCCCTGGCCGGCAGGATCGAGAGCGAGCCGGGCTTCGCCCTGGCCGCCCCGCCCTCACTGGCACTCGTATGCCTGTACCTCGTCGACCGGGACGGCCGCCCCAACGACGCCGCCACCAAGGCGGCAATGGAGGCGGTCAACGCCGAAGGGCATTCCTTCCTCACGCACACATCGGTCAACGGTCACTTCGCGATTCGCGTCGCCATCGGCGCGACGACGACGCTGCCCGACCACATCGACACCCTGTGGGACTCGCTTCGCAAAGCCGCTCGCCAGAGCGGTGCGTGA
- a CDS encoding LutC/YkgG family protein has translation MSDRETVLSAVRTALGDVPGSESPDNIPVPHGHRTDHAEPDIVALFTERAAEYRATVVRVPPAGAAAAAERALARTGARSVILPPGLPEDLVPDGPWSRLQDIPPLTVEQLDAADAVITTVATAIAVTGTVTLDHGPGQGRRALTLLPDQHICVVRASQIAPDVPEALSLLDPYRPLTLISGPSATSDIELDRVEGVHGPRVLDIVVIEGA, from the coding sequence ATGAGCGACCGCGAGACAGTCCTCAGCGCAGTCAGGACAGCTCTGGGAGATGTCCCGGGCTCCGAGAGCCCCGACAACATACCGGTCCCGCACGGTCATCGCACCGACCATGCGGAGCCGGACATCGTTGCGCTGTTCACCGAGCGCGCCGCCGAGTACCGCGCCACGGTGGTCCGTGTGCCGCCGGCCGGTGCCGCGGCCGCCGCCGAGCGCGCGCTGGCACGCACCGGAGCGCGGTCGGTGATCCTGCCGCCGGGTCTCCCCGAGGACCTCGTCCCCGACGGGCCCTGGTCACGGCTGCAGGACATCCCACCGCTGACGGTGGAGCAACTCGACGCGGCGGACGCCGTGATCACCACCGTTGCCACCGCCATCGCCGTCACCGGCACCGTGACCCTCGACCACGGCCCCGGCCAGGGGCGCAGGGCCCTGACCCTGCTGCCGGACCAGCACATCTGCGTGGTCCGGGCGAGCCAGATAGCCCCCGACGTGCCCGAGGCGCTGAGCCTCCTGGACCCGTACCGGCCGCTGACGCTCATCTCCGGCCCCTCGGCCACCAGCGACATCGAACTGGACCGTGTGGAAGGCGTGCACGGGCCGCGCGTCCTGGACATCGTCGTGATCGAGGGCGCGTAG
- a CDS encoding (Fe-S)-binding protein, translated as MRIALFITCFNDTMFPSTGRAVTALLERLGHTVEFPQDQTCCGQMHFNTGYRPETLPMVRRFADVFAGYDAVVAPSGSCAGMVRDHHRAVAARYGDVGLTEAVERVVPTVYELSELLVDVLGVTDVGAYFPHRVTYHPTCHSLRMLRVGDRPLRLLRAVKGIDLVELPAADSCCGFGGTFALKNADVSNAMLVDKMRHVLDTGAEFLCAGDNSCLMHIGGGLSRLRTGVGTLHLAEILASTEGDTL; from the coding sequence ATGCGCATAGCTCTCTTCATCACCTGTTTCAACGACACCATGTTCCCGAGCACCGGCCGGGCGGTGACCGCACTGCTGGAACGCCTCGGCCACACCGTCGAGTTCCCGCAGGACCAGACCTGCTGCGGCCAGATGCACTTCAACACCGGCTACCGCCCCGAGACCCTGCCCATGGTGCGCCGCTTCGCCGACGTCTTCGCCGGCTACGACGCCGTCGTCGCTCCCTCCGGCTCCTGCGCGGGCATGGTGCGCGACCACCACCGTGCCGTGGCCGCCCGGTACGGGGACGTCGGCCTCACCGAGGCGGTCGAGCGGGTGGTGCCGACGGTGTACGAGCTGTCGGAACTCCTCGTCGACGTCCTCGGCGTCACCGACGTCGGCGCGTACTTCCCGCACCGGGTCACCTACCACCCGACCTGCCACTCACTGCGCATGCTGCGCGTCGGCGACCGCCCGCTCAGGCTGCTGCGCGCGGTGAAGGGCATCGACCTCGTCGAACTGCCCGCCGCCGACTCCTGCTGCGGCTTCGGCGGCACCTTCGCGCTGAAGAACGCGGACGTCTCCAACGCCATGCTGGTCGACAAGATGCGCCATGTCCTGGACACCGGCGCCGAGTTCCTCTGCGCCGGCGACAACTCCTGCCTGATGCACATCGGCGGCGGCCTGTCCCGGCTCCGTACCGGCGTCGGGACACTGCACCTGGCCGAGATCCTGGCCTCCACGGAAGGGGACACGCTGTGA
- a CDS encoding SDR family NAD(P)-dependent oxidoreductase — MTDLSGLRAVVTGGASGIGLATTLMLVERGATVAVLDLDPSGVPRPLLALKTDVSDDASVSAAVEAAATGLGGMDILVNNAGIGAQGTVEDNPDEQWHRVLDVNVMGVVRTTRAALPHLRRSAHASVVTTCSIAATAGLPQRALYSASKGAVLSLTLAMATDHVREGIRVNCVNPGTADTPWVTRLLDAADDPEAERAALNSRQPMGRLVTADEVAAAIVYLASPASASVTGTALAVDGGMQGLRLRPAARS; from the coding sequence ATGACCGATCTGTCAGGACTCAGGGCCGTGGTTACCGGAGGTGCGTCCGGCATCGGGCTGGCCACCACGCTGATGCTGGTCGAGCGGGGAGCGACGGTGGCCGTGCTCGACCTCGACCCCTCCGGGGTGCCGCGTCCGCTGCTCGCCCTCAAGACCGATGTCAGCGACGACGCCTCGGTAAGCGCCGCCGTGGAGGCCGCCGCCACCGGGCTCGGCGGTATGGACATCCTGGTCAACAACGCCGGGATCGGCGCCCAGGGCACTGTGGAGGACAACCCCGACGAGCAATGGCACCGCGTCCTGGACGTCAACGTCATGGGTGTCGTGCGCACCACCCGGGCTGCCCTGCCTCACCTGCGGCGGTCCGCGCACGCGTCGGTCGTCACGACGTGCTCCATAGCGGCCACCGCGGGACTGCCGCAGCGCGCCCTGTACTCCGCCAGCAAGGGCGCCGTGCTGTCGTTGACCCTGGCCATGGCCACCGACCACGTCCGCGAGGGCATCCGCGTCAACTGCGTCAACCCCGGCACTGCCGACACCCCTTGGGTGACACGGCTACTCGACGCCGCAGACGACCCCGAAGCAGAGCGCGCCGCACTCAACTCCCGCCAGCCCATGGGCCGTCTCGTCACCGCGGACGAGGTGGCCGCCGCCATCGTCTACCTCGCGAGCCCAGCCTCGGCCTCCGTCACCGGCACCGCACTCGCGGTGGACGGCGGCATGCAGGGGCTGCGGTTGCGCCCGGCGGCCCGGTCGTGA